One Oncorhynchus masou masou isolate Uvic2021 chromosome 2, UVic_Omas_1.1, whole genome shotgun sequence genomic region harbors:
- the LOC135554464 gene encoding BTB/POZ domain-containing protein KCTD19-like → MVFGRQCHVFLTGLILDSIRLEDSKDCTLKITNLVYFLWTGQVKAEDFVSELLRVICSERREKSREQQLLQWLEFSLPLAQRYSDCLEQLDRGHCRTVCLFP, encoded by the exons ATGGTGTTTGGGAGGCAGTGCCATGTCTTTCTGACCGGACTCATCCTGGACTCCATAAGACTGGAGGACTCCAAGGACTGCACTCTCAAGATAACCAACCTGGTCTATTTCCTCTGG ACAGGACAGGTGAAAGCTGAGGACTTTGTCTCTGAGCTGCTCAGAGTCATTTGTTCTGAGAGacgggagaagagcagagagcagCAGCTCCTGCAGTGGTTGGAG TTCTCCCTTCCTCTTGCCCAGCGCTACTCTGACTGTCTGGAGCAGCTGGACAGAGGACACTGTCGTACAGTCTGTCTGTTTCCTTAA